GAGAATCTTTCTTACATGTTGGATGCTACGTTTGTTTTAATGTAAAATAAGATTTATGAGAGCTGCCAAGAAGCTTACCAGCTGAACGAGAGCGGAAACATCAACGTCCCTAGTGAGGCGGCAGACGAGTACTGTAATGGGCCTTGCTACAGTGAAACAGAGCTCGTGCTCAACTGCGTCGATGGCATTTTATCAAACTTCGTATTCTACAACAAAGCAACGGTGCAAGATGTTCGGAGCGTGATAAATGCAGGATGCAGCGATACTAGTGAAAGAGGTAACATTATGAATAATATCACCTAAGAGCCGGTCCCACAGCTAAATGGTACACTAGCCAAAATCAGGCAGGCCCACAAAAACTTGCAAGGGGGACCATTTAATTACCTTGTGGCCTGACCCGACCTGACccgacccacttaaaattcatcaatctcaagcccaacccaacccaatccaaccggACCCATTTAATTGGAATTGTGTAGGGTTCGACCGACCCACTCCGGCATGACCACAAATGGGTTTTAAAATTGAATATGGGGCTAAAGGTACACCATCCCAGACCAACTAGTGGATACATACAAACATGCAGGAATTGTGTGAATGTATCTACTTATTATCCATTAGTTTGTTTTGGGTCTTGGGTGGGGCTGGGTAGGGTTAGCTGGCCAAGACCATTGATAGGCCATATAAGCAGGTCAGGTTGGGTAGGGTTCAACCCTAGCCTAACTGTTTAAGCAAATTGGCAACATTTTCTATACCAAATTAGAGCCATTAACCATTTAGCTTGGTCCAAACTTGCCtttaaaaaaatcaggccagtttaCCAGTGGGCTAACCTGACCCATTATCCTTCCTGATAATGACTGAACCCACCATCGCCTTGGGTAGGGGTGCATATGGTTCGGTTCAGTCCAGTTTTGGGGCGAAATTGGAACCAAACCATTCCCAATGGTTATAGGAAAAACAGAACCGAAACCAAACCGTTTACACCCTAGAACCGAATTAGAACCGGACCATAAAAAATCGATTTTGTTCCTGTTCAGTTCTATTATTTTGGGCTTTCCATAATCTAGTCCAATTAcatggtttgtttttataatTCAGCCCAATTGCATGGCTTTTTTTATAATCTGGTTCAATTGCATGGTtcttgagagatagagagagaccacGAAAGAGGGGTCCGGTTCCTAAGTTTGGATCCAAGGTTCGGTTCTACAGAACCCCTAAACCGAGAACCGAATCAAactaaccggttctttgattttcggaaTGGAATTGGAACTGGAACAGAACTGGTGCGCTtcagaaccagaccaaaccgtGCAGTCCGATCGGTTCGATCTAGTTTTCCGGTTCCACCTGTTCTGTGTGCACTCCTAGCCTTAGTGCCGCTTGATGAACAGCAAGGAACATCCTAGCATTGGATATGCAACTAATAAATTTACTAATTTCCATATGTAAATTCATGTATTTTGTAGGTAACTTTGATGTGGCCTCCCACATCCAAGGTGTACACAGCCATGCACACAAGCATGTCCACCCCATCTACATGTACATGGTGATGGCCATAGGAGGTGGGTACTTACTTTGAAGCTTCTAAATGCTATGGGCATAAAATTACCACATTGAAGAGTATATATAGATCTCTGATAATGTAATGACCGTGTACTAAAATATAGCTTATGGCCCGCAACATTAAGAGTAGAGATATCTGATAATGTAATGACCATATGTACTAAATATTGCTTATGGCCGCCTTAATATATAGTGTttttataaaaatggatggatgctttGTCTCAATCGCAAATGACTGATTGTCTgtgaaaataataattatttaaaaatgGGGAAATGACATGATGGGGAAGGGTAGAACGGATTGGGACCGTAACATCTGCTGAAAATTCACTCAGAAGGGGGAAACCCATGCATCTGATTAGCAGACTTTAATGGATGGTCCGTGGATGGCCATGGCTCGTATTTAGTCTCTTAAACCATTACCTAATGGACCAAATTGGATGCTTTATTACACTGTATGTAGCCCTACCTactcataaaaataataataataataataaaaaaaaaagttaaatgattaaaggtttgaaataattcaattaagaatttttttttttgtgatattcttagggatgtacatcgagtcgagctggcctcagcttgactcagcttggccactggttgacctcagcttgaactcggctcggcttggtccttgagcctaacggccagcttggctcggttcggtcagcagctcaggccgagttcgagccgagttcgccattgaggtatttccacaaacacttggactgcaccttcaaaatccctctatATGTGAAACAGAAATAATGGTTTTatgggtattttatcaaacaccttctaagtaacataaaaaccaagaaaaaaaggatatttatttcatacacataccttccttgccaccagccacacttcgttgagtcattttatcaaacacttggtgacaacatcaatggcaaagtaaccgagtcatcgaactggtttgatctgagttcgatttgagctggattcgatccgagtcgacttgagctggggcctgctcgaactcagctcgaattcattttcgagctcaacaaatcagctcaactcagctcgaatcgagttgaattgagctttttcaagtcgagtggagcgagctaactgagctagctcggtttgtgtacacccctagatatTCTAGGAagaattatataatataaatggCTTAAATCATTAAAACATCTTATCCAACGAGTGTCTTTATTTAAGCTATCCATTATTTTACTGGTAGTCAAGTTAAGTGAGATGAGCTGGGCTACTGAACATTGGCTAAGGCCTggcatggtatatatatatatatccaaatgctCAGTTGCCTGCAAGTTCTCACGGAAGTAGCGTGAACATTTTTCAGAACTCATCATatatgatgtgactccaaaatcttaACGGTCCACCTGAAGTAGAACCTTATGAAACCTCCCAGGCCCAAATTTtacttcgatccaaaactttggtgggtcatgaaaattgaaaacagtttgctcccttaatttgcatctctctttgctatggcccaccagaattttagatcagggtgaaaatttatctGTTGGGATTTCATAGGATTCCGcgtcacatggaccgttcggtgACACATATGCAAAAGTGCACATGTGCCTGGTGCGCAGGTTTGCATGACTATGTATATATAGAGATATaaaccaatctcaattcaacaaaAATGAAACCAAGACATGGACCCCACAATCCCACAAATCTCCTCTATGGCTTAAAAAGAACAAGAAACAGATACGAACCAAAACACCCGAACAATTCAAAAAAAGAACCAAATACCACAATCCATATAAAGCAA
This DNA window, taken from Magnolia sinica isolate HGM2019 chromosome 14, MsV1, whole genome shotgun sequence, encodes the following:
- the LOC131225277 gene encoding uncharacterized protein LOC131225277; protein product: MAFSLTFKRLWCFAIVLISITTLSHAEQSPAQIVAKALLCFNERMIYESCQEAYQLNESGNINVPSEAADEYCNGPCYSETELVLNCVDGILSNFVFYNKATVQDVRSVINAGCSDTSERGNFDVASHIQGVHSHAHKHVHPIYMYMVMAIGGGYLL